The following proteins come from a genomic window of Streptomyces sp. ALI-76-A:
- a CDS encoding SRPBCC family protein: MSTTHTHHPNETRIVAEPDLPVIVITREFDAPPERVFRAYTDPDLVVQWLGPRRLEMRIDRYDARSGGSYRYVHRADDGTEYGFHGVFHEVRPNERIVQTFTYDGFPDGVSLETAVFEDLGGRTRVTGKSLMDSIEARDAMLRSGMDVGVREGYERLDELLGRRRDDSADRHTETGSRP, translated from the coding sequence ATGAGCACCACCCACACACATCACCCCAACGAGACACGGATCGTGGCGGAGCCGGATCTGCCCGTCATCGTGATCACCCGGGAGTTCGACGCTCCGCCGGAGCGTGTGTTCCGGGCGTACACCGACCCCGATCTGGTCGTCCAGTGGCTCGGCCCGCGTCGGCTCGAGATGCGGATCGACCGGTACGACGCACGCAGCGGTGGCTCCTACCGCTATGTGCACCGTGCCGACGACGGCACCGAGTACGGCTTCCACGGTGTCTTCCACGAGGTGCGCCCCAACGAGCGCATCGTGCAGACCTTCACCTACGACGGCTTCCCGGACGGCGTCAGCCTGGAGACGGCCGTCTTCGAGGACCTCGGCGGTCGCACCCGGGTCACCGGCAAGTCCCTCATGGACTCCATCGAAGCCCGCGACGCGATGCTCAGGAGCGGCATGGACGTCGGCGTCCGCGAGGGCTACGAGCGGCTGGACGAGCTGCTCGGCCGCCGGCGGGACGACAGCGCCGACCGGCACACCGAGACGGGATCCCGACCATGA
- a CDS encoding TIGR03086 family metal-binding protein, translating to MTTTAADEHRTVAGGFTDRVHGTAPEAWDNPAPCEGWVARDVVRHLVEWFPAFLKAGAGVELPTGPSVDDDPVAAWVTHRDGVQALLDDPGTAHKLLSNPHIGDIPLDQAVDRFYTADVFMHTWDLARATGQDEHLDPARCARLLDGMLPLDDVLRASGQYGPRVEVPEAADVQTRLLAFIGRAP from the coding sequence ATGACGACGACAGCGGCCGACGAACACCGCACCGTGGCCGGCGGCTTCACCGACCGCGTACACGGCACGGCCCCGGAGGCATGGGACAACCCGGCGCCGTGCGAGGGCTGGGTCGCCCGGGACGTCGTCCGGCACCTGGTCGAGTGGTTCCCCGCCTTCCTCAAAGCCGGCGCCGGAGTCGAACTGCCGACTGGGCCCTCGGTGGACGACGACCCGGTGGCCGCCTGGGTGACCCACCGCGATGGAGTGCAGGCCCTCCTCGACGATCCGGGCACCGCGCACAAGCTCCTGTCGAACCCGCACATCGGAGACATCCCCCTGGACCAGGCGGTCGACCGGTTCTACACCGCCGACGTGTTCATGCACACCTGGGACCTGGCCCGCGCCACCGGCCAGGACGAACACCTCGATCCCGCCCGTTGCGCCCGGTTGCTCGACGGGATGCTGCCCCTCGACGACGTGCTCCGCGCGAGTGGGCAGTACGGACCCCGGGTCGAGGTGCCGGAGGCGGCCGACGTCCAGACTCGCCTGCTCGCCTTCATCGGCCGCGCACCCTGA
- a CDS encoding chitosanase, translated as MDPETTAPAHPSRRTALALFGTLASVALLGSPPAAAAPAAVTNLDDPAKKEIAMKLVSSAENSTLDWKAQYKYIEDIGDGRGYTAGIIGFCSGTGDMLDLVELYADRRPGNVLAKYLPALRRVDGSDSHDGLDPNFPRDWRKAAQDTVFQGAQNDERDRVYFNPAVKRGKADGLRTLGQFAYYDAIVMHGDGNDSASFGSIRQRALRTAKPPAQGGDETTYLNAFLDARVWAMKQEEAHSDTSRVDTAQRVFLRQGNLDLNPPLDWKVYGDSFHIG; from the coding sequence GTGGACCCTGAGACAACGGCCCCTGCCCACCCCTCCCGCCGCACGGCGCTGGCCCTGTTCGGCACACTGGCCTCCGTCGCCCTGCTCGGCTCGCCGCCCGCCGCGGCGGCGCCTGCGGCCGTGACGAACCTGGACGACCCGGCGAAGAAGGAGATCGCCATGAAGCTGGTGTCGAGTGCGGAGAACTCCACACTCGACTGGAAGGCCCAGTACAAGTACATCGAGGACATCGGTGACGGCCGCGGCTACACCGCCGGCATCATCGGCTTCTGCTCCGGCACGGGCGACATGCTCGACCTGGTGGAGCTCTACGCCGACCGCAGGCCCGGCAACGTCCTCGCCAAGTACCTGCCGGCCCTGCGCCGGGTCGACGGCTCCGACTCGCACGACGGCCTCGACCCGAACTTCCCGAGGGACTGGCGCAAGGCCGCGCAGGACACGGTCTTCCAGGGCGCGCAGAACGACGAACGCGACCGCGTCTACTTCAACCCCGCCGTCAAGCGGGGCAAGGCGGACGGCCTGCGCACGCTCGGCCAGTTCGCCTACTACGACGCCATCGTCATGCACGGCGACGGGAACGACTCGGCCAGCTTCGGCAGCATCCGCCAGCGGGCCCTGCGCACGGCGAAGCCGCCGGCCCAGGGCGGCGACGAGACGACGTACCTCAACGCCTTCCTCGACGCACGCGTGTGGGCGATGAAGCAGGAGGAGGCGCACAGTGACACCAGCCGGGTCGACACCGCGCAGCGCGTCTTCCTGCGCCAGGGCAATCTCGACCTGAACCCGCCGCTGGACTGGAAGGTGTACGGGGACAGCTTCCACATCGGCTGA
- a CDS encoding ABC transporter permease, which translates to MSAPLTAAGPTRISLAVRDSTTMLRRNLLHARRYPSMTLNLLLTPIMLLLLFVYVFGGVMSAGIGGGGADRSDYIAYLVPGLLMMTIGSTVIGAAISVSMDMTEGLIARFRTMAVYRGSVLVGHVVGSVLQVLASLVLVGAIAVAIGFRSTDATALEWLAALGLIALFTLALTWIAVGMGMASPNPEAASNMATPLILLPLISSAFVPIDAIPGWFQPIAEYQPFTPAIETLRGLLLGTEIGHNGWLTVAWSLGLTALGYRWSTTLFNRDPK; encoded by the coding sequence ATGAGCGCCCCCCTGACCGCCGCCGGCCCCACCCGGATCTCCCTCGCCGTCCGCGACTCGACCACCATGCTGCGCCGCAACCTGCTGCACGCCCGCCGCTACCCCTCCATGACCCTGAACCTGCTGCTCACACCGATCATGCTGCTGCTGCTCTTCGTCTACGTCTTCGGCGGCGTGATGAGCGCGGGCATCGGCGGCGGCGGCGCCGACCGCTCCGACTACATCGCCTACCTCGTCCCCGGCCTCCTGATGATGACCATCGGCTCCACCGTCATCGGTGCCGCCATCTCCGTCTCCATGGACATGACCGAAGGCCTCATCGCCCGCTTCCGCACCATGGCCGTCTACCGCGGCTCCGTACTCGTCGGACACGTCGTCGGCAGCGTGCTCCAGGTCCTCGCCAGCCTGGTCCTCGTCGGTGCCATCGCCGTGGCCATCGGCTTCAGGTCCACCGACGCCACCGCCCTGGAGTGGCTGGCCGCGCTCGGACTGATCGCGCTGTTCACCCTGGCGCTCACCTGGATCGCGGTCGGGATGGGCATGGCCAGCCCGAACCCCGAAGCCGCCAGCAACATGGCCACGCCGCTGATCCTCCTCCCCCTCATCTCGAGCGCCTTCGTCCCCATCGACGCGATCCCGGGCTGGTTCCAGCCCATCGCCGAGTACCAGCCCTTCACCCCCGCCATCGAAACCCTGCGCGGCCTGCTCCTCGGCACCGAGATCGGCCACAACGGATGGCTCACCGTCGCCTGGTCCCTCGGCCTCACCGCACTCGGCTACCGCTGGTCCACAACCCTGTTCAACCGCGACCCGAAGTAA
- a CDS encoding BTAD domain-containing putative transcriptional regulator, translating to MTTDPTTTGPTTSSNTTDLTLLPRVAYRGQEVTAPRLRGLVALLAGDLRTGCSTERLVAGLWPDELPERPAKAVQVLVSRARAQLGADVIASTPTGYRLTLAENQVDTSALLLHATASGDLARAGDHAGSLAAAEAGLALWEGTPEPTGDTDDPVTALRAERAPVRGRLVRAQALALARLGRHTEAAGPLAVAAARFPRDEEVLAELLRGEAATAGPSAALARYETYRRQLRDELGTDPGAGLKAVQRELLRGEAPVVRHGVPHEPNPLLGRDEDLAAVQRLLRTSRAVTVVGPGGLGKTRLAHAVSRRAEQRVVYVVPLAGVTADADVTAEVASALGAGEGRPGMGGHAPADPVSGILGVLGAGTALLVLDNCEQVIRGAADLVRALVSSSKDLRVLATSRAPLGLTSEAVYALPELGLATSVELFTQRARAARPGVELPPDAVAELCRHLDGLPLAVELAAARVRVLAVPEIARRLGDRFALLRGGARDAPERHRTLHAVVEWSWNLLDDEARAALRMLSVFPGGFAGEAAERVLGEDALFLLEQLADQSLLTVAETPAGVRFRMLETVREFSAARRAEAGEDEEAVGRFLAWARDFGVTYHDWLFRSAALTDLERIRAEQDNLVLALRHALARTDGPTTAALTAVLAALWALGSHYPRLTALAADTGPPLSHYRPEPEHVEVARAAAVLCTTSLFMGYGPHAVRQLVTLRRLPSAPPDTLLRAIAVVLNAVPEMLPPDFEVLRELCESEQPLLAGIAECVATYVWEAEQDIDRALASARRVIAALAPADNPFLQFMGHARLSELCLQMERGEEAYGHLRAALQALPRLGDEHDLIGIRWGLVLACLQRGDPDEAEDWLRQAKVAHSTQQDDYGMDLLGRAEIALARGLTEVGLGLWRKAVQPLPAADPAHGGDPFSDRWVLQILAVAVTAHAHAGRLELVAGPVERLRQGLRTLLSGQSGSPMEFPVLGTVLHALGMAGLVSGDAGAVRMLALAERLRVLRDFQPTMSADRARKAAEDADRAAYADAVSEYAALGRDELREAARAVMAVTSGRG from the coding sequence GTGACCACCGACCCGACCACCACCGGCCCGACCACGAGTTCCAACACCACCGACCTGACCCTCCTGCCCCGTGTCGCCTACCGCGGACAGGAGGTCACCGCGCCCCGGCTCCGCGGTCTCGTCGCGCTGCTCGCGGGCGACCTGCGCACGGGCTGCAGCACCGAGCGGCTGGTGGCGGGGCTGTGGCCGGACGAGTTGCCGGAGCGGCCGGCGAAGGCGGTGCAGGTCCTCGTGTCCAGGGCGCGCGCGCAGCTGGGCGCCGACGTCATCGCCAGTACGCCGACCGGATACCGGCTGACCCTCGCCGAGAACCAGGTCGACACCTCCGCCCTGCTGCTGCACGCCACCGCGAGCGGGGACCTGGCCAGGGCGGGGGACCACGCGGGATCGCTGGCTGCCGCCGAGGCCGGGCTCGCGCTGTGGGAAGGCACCCCCGAACCGACCGGCGACACCGACGACCCCGTGACCGCGCTGCGCGCCGAACGTGCCCCCGTCCGCGGCAGGCTCGTCCGCGCGCAGGCGCTCGCGCTGGCCCGGCTGGGGCGGCACACGGAGGCCGCCGGGCCGCTGGCCGTGGCCGCCGCACGGTTCCCGCGCGACGAGGAGGTGCTCGCCGAGCTGCTGCGCGGCGAGGCGGCGACGGCGGGCCCGTCCGCCGCGCTGGCCCGGTACGAGACGTACCGTCGTCAGCTGCGCGACGAGCTGGGCACGGATCCGGGTGCCGGGCTCAAGGCCGTACAGCGGGAGCTGCTGCGCGGCGAGGCGCCGGTGGTCCGGCACGGCGTGCCCCACGAGCCGAACCCGCTCCTCGGCCGGGACGAGGACCTCGCGGCGGTGCAGCGGCTGCTGCGCACCTCCCGCGCCGTCACCGTCGTCGGCCCCGGCGGCCTCGGCAAGACCCGGCTCGCGCACGCCGTCAGCCGCCGGGCCGAGCAGCGCGTGGTGTATGTCGTGCCGCTCGCCGGCGTCACCGCGGACGCGGACGTGACCGCGGAGGTGGCCTCCGCGCTCGGTGCGGGCGAGGGGCGGCCGGGCATGGGCGGCCACGCCCCGGCCGACCCGGTGTCCGGCATCCTCGGCGTGCTCGGCGCCGGGACCGCTCTGCTGGTCCTCGACAACTGCGAGCAGGTCATCAGAGGCGCCGCCGACCTCGTACGGGCCCTGGTCTCCTCCTCGAAGGACCTGCGGGTGCTCGCCACCAGCCGGGCCCCGCTGGGCCTCACATCGGAGGCCGTGTACGCGCTGCCGGAGCTCGGTCTCGCCACCTCGGTCGAGCTGTTCACGCAGCGGGCCCGGGCCGCCCGGCCCGGAGTGGAGCTGCCGCCGGACGCGGTGGCCGAGCTGTGCCGCCACCTCGACGGGCTGCCGCTCGCCGTGGAGCTGGCGGCGGCGCGGGTCCGCGTCCTGGCGGTGCCGGAGATCGCCCGCCGTCTCGGCGACCGGTTCGCGCTGCTGCGCGGCGGGGCGCGGGACGCACCGGAGCGCCACCGTACGCTGCACGCCGTCGTGGAGTGGAGCTGGAACCTCCTCGACGACGAGGCCAGAGCGGCGTTGCGCATGCTGTCCGTCTTTCCCGGCGGCTTCGCGGGCGAGGCGGCGGAGCGGGTGCTGGGCGAGGACGCGCTGTTCCTGCTGGAGCAGTTGGCCGACCAGTCGCTGCTCACCGTCGCCGAGACCCCGGCCGGTGTGCGGTTCAGGATGCTGGAGACCGTACGGGAGTTCAGCGCGGCCCGACGCGCGGAGGCGGGCGAGGACGAGGAGGCCGTCGGCCGGTTCCTCGCCTGGGCGCGGGACTTCGGCGTCACGTACCACGACTGGCTCTTCCGCTCGGCGGCGCTGACCGACCTGGAGCGGATCAGGGCCGAGCAGGACAACCTCGTGCTGGCCCTGCGGCACGCCCTGGCCCGTACGGACGGCCCCACCACCGCCGCCCTCACCGCCGTCCTCGCCGCTCTGTGGGCCCTCGGTTCCCACTACCCCCGCCTCACCGCCCTCGCCGCGGACACCGGCCCGCCGCTGTCGCACTACCGCCCCGAGCCCGAGCACGTCGAAGTCGCCCGCGCCGCCGCGGTGTTGTGCACGACGAGCCTGTTCATGGGCTACGGCCCGCACGCCGTACGCCAACTCGTCACCCTCAGGAGGCTGCCCTCGGCCCCGCCGGACACGCTGCTGCGGGCCATCGCGGTGGTGCTGAACGCGGTCCCCGAAATGCTGCCGCCCGACTTCGAAGTGCTGCGCGAGCTCTGCGAGAGCGAGCAGCCGCTGCTCGCCGGCATCGCGGAGTGCGTCGCCACCTACGTCTGGGAGGCGGAGCAGGACATCGACCGCGCGCTCGCCTCGGCTCGGCGGGTCATCGCCGCACTGGCGCCGGCCGACAACCCGTTCCTGCAGTTCATGGGCCACGCCCGGCTGAGCGAGCTGTGCCTGCAGATGGAGCGGGGCGAGGAAGCGTACGGACACCTCAGGGCGGCGCTCCAGGCGCTGCCGCGGCTCGGTGACGAGCACGACCTCATCGGCATCCGCTGGGGCCTGGTCCTCGCCTGCCTACAGCGCGGCGACCCCGACGAGGCCGAGGACTGGCTGCGGCAGGCGAAGGTCGCCCACAGCACGCAGCAGGACGACTACGGCATGGACCTCCTCGGGCGCGCCGAGATCGCGCTCGCCCGTGGACTGACGGAGGTCGGGCTCGGCTTGTGGCGCAAAGCCGTGCAGCCGCTGCCCGCAGCCGACCCGGCACACGGCGGCGACCCCTTCTCCGACCGGTGGGTGCTGCAGATCCTGGCGGTGGCCGTGACGGCGCACGCGCACGCCGGCCGTCTCGAGCTGGTCGCGGGGCCGGTCGAACGGCTGCGGCAGGGGCTGCGGACCCTGCTCTCCGGTCAGTCCGGCTCGCCCATGGAGTTCCCGGTGCTCGGGACGGTGCTGCACGCGCTCGGCATGGCGGGGCTCGTGTCCGGCGACGCCGGTGCCGTACGGATGCTCGCGCTGGCCGAGCGGTTGCGGGTACTGCGCGACTTCCAGCCGACGATGTCCGCGGACCGCGCACGGAAGGCGGCCGAGGACGCCGACAGGGCGGCGTACGCCGACGCGGTGTCGGAGTACGCCGCCCTGGGGCGGGACGAGCTGCGGGAGGCGGCCCGCGCTGTCATGGCGGTTACTTCGGGTCGCGGTTGA
- a CDS encoding glyoxalase, with protein sequence METTASTMSLVSVTLEVADIEAARRFYAAFGVDAHLRLRASEAHSTGFRGFTLALTVSRPATVDSFLGAAVDAGATVLKPAAKSLWGYGGVVQAPDGTIWKVATSEKKDTGPATREIDELVLLLGVEDVKASKRFYVGRGLTVGKSFGGKYAEFASGGTGPLKLALYKRPGLAKDLGVPADGTGSHRVVLGGTAGSFTDPDGFAWEAAETLTFEQSTADVSLAE encoded by the coding sequence ATGGAAACCACCGCATCCACCATGTCCCTCGTCTCCGTCACCCTCGAGGTGGCCGATATCGAGGCCGCCCGTCGCTTCTACGCGGCCTTCGGAGTGGACGCGCACCTCCGCCTGCGGGCGTCCGAGGCGCACTCCACCGGGTTCCGCGGCTTCACCCTGGCGCTCACGGTGTCCCGGCCGGCCACCGTCGACAGCTTCCTCGGTGCCGCCGTGGACGCCGGCGCCACGGTGCTCAAGCCCGCCGCGAAGTCGCTGTGGGGCTACGGCGGCGTCGTCCAGGCGCCGGACGGGACGATCTGGAAGGTCGCGACCTCGGAGAAGAAGGACACCGGCCCGGCCACCCGTGAGATCGACGAGCTCGTCCTCCTGCTCGGCGTCGAGGACGTGAAGGCCAGCAAGCGGTTCTACGTCGGCCGGGGCCTGACCGTGGGCAAGAGCTTCGGCGGCAAGTACGCCGAGTTCGCGTCCGGCGGGACCGGTCCCCTCAAGCTGGCGCTGTACAAGCGTCCGGGTCTGGCGAAGGACCTCGGTGTTCCCGCCGACGGCACCGGTTCCCACCGCGTCGTCCTCGGCGGCACCGCCGGCTCCTTCACCGACCCGGACGGGTTCGCCTGGGAGGCCGCCGAGACGCTCACCTTCGAGCAGTCCACGGCGGATGTCTCGCTCGCCGAATGA
- a CDS encoding ATP-binding protein yields the protein MAVKAMGWAHSFPVSGGVRAGRQWTRKQLESLPWAAEEPQTVDSVVLAVSELLTNAHVHAHSDAHLVLTWDGDCLHVSVHDEDPTLPRQREPQAGEVSGRGVGIVRMLADDLEMKCQRHGKTVSACFRPEATDRSKDD from the coding sequence GTGGCGGTCAAGGCGATGGGTTGGGCGCATTCGTTCCCCGTGTCAGGTGGCGTACGCGCCGGACGGCAGTGGACGCGCAAGCAGTTGGAGTCCCTGCCATGGGCCGCCGAGGAGCCCCAGACGGTGGATTCCGTGGTCCTGGCCGTGTCCGAGTTGCTCACCAACGCTCACGTCCACGCGCACAGCGACGCGCATCTGGTCCTCACCTGGGACGGCGACTGCCTTCATGTGAGCGTCCACGACGAGGACCCGACACTGCCGCGCCAACGTGAGCCGCAGGCGGGCGAGGTGTCCGGTCGCGGAGTGGGGATCGTACGGATGCTCGCTGACGACTTGGAGATGAAGTGCCAGCGGCACGGCAAGACAGTGTCGGCGTGCTTCCGTCCGGAGGCCACCGACCGGTCGAAGGACGACTGA
- a CDS encoding ATP-binding cassette domain-containing protein translates to MTTTTSPSLAIAARGLRKAYADKTVLDGIDLAVPSGTVFALLGPNGAGKTTVVKILSTLITADAGDLHVGGHDLATDAHTVRATIGVTGQFSAVDGLITGEENMLLMADLHHLTRAQGRRTTAELLERFDLVEAAKKPVSTYSGGMKRRLDIAMTLVGDPGIIFLDEPTTGLDPRSRHTMWQIIRALVCDGVTVFLTTQYLEEADELADRIAVLHNGSIAAEGSSDELKRLIPGGHVRLRFTDPLAYRSAASTLREAHRDDEALALQIPSGGSQRELRSILDWLDTAGVEADELTVHTPDLDDVFFALTSPADHPHQPAKETLR, encoded by the coding sequence ATGACGACAACGACATCGCCCTCACTTGCCATCGCGGCCAGGGGACTGCGCAAGGCCTACGCGGACAAGACGGTCCTCGACGGCATCGACCTGGCGGTGCCGTCCGGAACGGTGTTCGCGCTGCTCGGTCCGAACGGCGCCGGCAAGACCACCGTGGTCAAGATCCTGTCCACGCTGATCACCGCCGACGCCGGAGACCTGCACGTCGGCGGTCACGACCTGGCCACCGACGCGCACACGGTGCGGGCCACGATCGGCGTCACCGGGCAGTTCTCCGCCGTCGACGGCCTGATCACCGGCGAGGAGAACATGCTCCTCATGGCGGACCTGCACCACCTCACCCGCGCCCAGGGCCGCCGCACCACCGCCGAACTCCTGGAACGCTTCGACCTGGTCGAAGCCGCGAAGAAACCCGTCTCCACCTACTCCGGCGGCATGAAGCGCCGCCTCGACATCGCCATGACCCTCGTCGGCGACCCCGGAATCATCTTCCTCGACGAACCGACCACCGGCCTCGACCCCCGCAGCCGCCACACCATGTGGCAGATCATCCGCGCACTGGTCTGCGACGGCGTCACCGTCTTCCTCACCACCCAGTACCTGGAGGAGGCCGACGAACTCGCCGACCGCATCGCCGTACTCCACAACGGCAGCATCGCCGCCGAAGGCAGCTCCGACGAACTGAAGCGCCTCATCCCCGGCGGACACGTCCGGCTCCGCTTCACCGACCCGCTCGCCTACCGCTCCGCCGCCTCAACACTGCGCGAGGCCCACCGCGACGACGAGGCACTGGCCCTCCAGATCCCCTCCGGCGGCAGCCAGCGCGAACTGCGCTCCATCCTCGACTGGCTGGACACGGCCGGCGTCGAGGCCGACGAACTGACCGTGCACACCCCCGACCTCGACGACGTGTTCTTCGCCCTCACCAGCCCCGCCGACCACCCCCACCAGCCCGCCAAGGAGACCCTCCGATGA
- a CDS encoding metalloregulator ArsR/SmtB family transcription factor, translated as MTDDRLSLVFSALADPTRRDIVARLAAGDATVNELAEPYEVTVQAVSKHIKVLEDAGLVSRSRDAQRRPCHLEAEVFDLMTKWIERYRREAEDRFRRLDALLEQLDERPTTEPPAKEAAS; from the coding sequence GTGACCGACGACCGACTGTCGCTGGTGTTCTCCGCACTGGCCGACCCGACTCGGCGCGACATCGTGGCCCGGCTCGCCGCCGGGGACGCCACGGTCAACGAACTGGCCGAACCGTACGAGGTCACGGTGCAGGCCGTGTCCAAGCACATCAAGGTCCTGGAGGACGCCGGCCTGGTCAGCCGCAGCAGGGACGCCCAGCGGCGGCCCTGCCACCTGGAAGCAGAGGTCTTCGACCTGATGACGAAGTGGATCGAGCGCTATCGGCGCGAGGCGGAGGACCGCTTCCGCCGGCTCGATGCCCTCCTTGAACAGCTGGACGAGCGGCCGACGACGGAACCTCCCGCGAAAGAGGCGGCATCATGA
- a CDS encoding spore photoproduct lyase family protein, translating to MPHPSATPDDGSDALFGLDALGTGDSAAPPAGSAATGPFFRDSPAARRLLPVREIHAEPAAAASPRGRQVIARFPDARVVEVDSHWRIPGLHGNEGNVERWVRVKGETLVLGEKKTLTTRPNGRSADWIAPGPANGCAMACAYCYVPRRKGYANPITVFTNIERIIAHLGRHIGKLGPKAEPNQCDPEAWVYDIGENGDCSVDALICDNTADLVHAFRQWPTAKASFATKFVNPDLLSLDPRGRTRIRFSLMPADDSRLLDVRTSPVADRIAAAADFLDAGYEVHFNLSPVVVRPGWQADWAELLRHLDDVLPDRVKRQAATEVIMLTHNRELHEVNLGWHPRAEEVLWQPGLQQAKRSQNGALNVRYRNQVKAEAVAALRDLIAAHAPWLRVRYAF from the coding sequence ATGCCCCACCCGTCCGCCACACCGGACGACGGCTCCGACGCCCTGTTCGGTCTCGACGCCCTCGGCACCGGTGACTCCGCCGCGCCCCCGGCCGGGTCGGCCGCCACAGGCCCGTTCTTCCGGGACTCCCCCGCCGCCCGCCGCCTGCTGCCCGTACGCGAGATCCACGCGGAACCCGCGGCCGCCGCATCCCCCCGTGGCCGGCAGGTCATCGCGCGTTTCCCGGACGCCCGGGTCGTCGAGGTGGACTCGCACTGGCGCATCCCCGGGCTGCACGGCAACGAGGGCAACGTCGAGCGATGGGTGCGCGTCAAGGGCGAGACGCTCGTCCTGGGCGAGAAGAAGACCCTCACCACCCGCCCCAACGGCAGGTCGGCCGACTGGATCGCGCCGGGCCCCGCCAACGGCTGCGCGATGGCCTGCGCCTACTGCTACGTACCGCGCCGCAAGGGATACGCCAACCCGATCACCGTCTTCACCAACATCGAGCGGATCATCGCCCACCTGGGCCGCCACATCGGCAAGCTGGGCCCCAAGGCCGAGCCGAACCAGTGCGACCCCGAGGCGTGGGTCTACGACATCGGCGAGAACGGCGACTGCTCGGTGGACGCCCTGATCTGCGACAACACCGCGGATCTCGTGCACGCCTTCCGGCAGTGGCCCACCGCGAAGGCGTCCTTCGCCACGAAGTTCGTCAACCCCGACCTGCTCTCCCTCGACCCCCGGGGCCGGACCCGGATCCGTTTCTCCCTCATGCCCGCGGACGACTCCCGGCTGCTGGACGTCCGCACCTCGCCCGTGGCCGACCGCATCGCCGCGGCCGCCGACTTCCTGGACGCCGGTTACGAGGTGCACTTCAACCTCTCCCCCGTGGTGGTGCGCCCCGGGTGGCAGGCGGACTGGGCCGAGCTGCTCCGGCACCTGGACGACGTCCTGCCGGACCGCGTCAAGCGGCAGGCGGCCACCGAGGTGATCATGCTGACGCACAACCGGGAGCTCCACGAGGTCAACCTGGGCTGGCACCCCCGCGCCGAGGAGGTCCTGTGGCAGCCCGGCCTCCAGCAGGCCAAGCGCTCCCAGAACGGCGCCCTCAACGTCCGCTACCGCAACCAGGTCAAGGCCGAGGCGGTCGCCGCCCTCCGCGACCTGATCGCCGCCCACGCCCCCTGGCTGCGCGTGCGGTACGCCTTCTGA
- a CDS encoding hydrophobic protein: MVPLLLVLLLVLLLFGAGFALKALWWIAVIVLVIWLVGFLARSTGTGGKRGRWYRW, encoded by the coding sequence ATGGTTCCCCTGTTGCTCGTTCTGCTGCTCGTTCTGCTCCTCTTCGGTGCCGGGTTCGCCCTGAAGGCACTGTGGTGGATCGCCGTGATCGTCCTGGTGATCTGGCTGGTCGGTTTCCTCGCTCGCTCCACCGGAACAGGTGGGAAGCGAGGCCGCTGGTACCGCTGGTAG